Genomic window (Oikeobacillus pervagus):
GTGACACTGAAAATTGTCAACATAAAATCGAACATTTAATATATTACCAAACTAAATGTTCGTATTTCATTCGTCTTTCTTCCCTTCAAATATTATTTTTCTTTTAATAGGGGTATAAATCGGTTTCCCGTTTGCCTTTTCCTCAAGAAAAATAGGCTTTTCAATCCTACGAATAGGAGTATACCCTTCCACCTTCATTCTTTCTAGACATTCATCAATCGTTTCATTTTCGCCCAATTCAAATGTTTTTTTGACTTTACTCATAGCAACTTTCCCTTTTTAACAGATTTAACCCAAAAGCCACCGTAAATCGTTTTCGGTTCATACGCAATAATAAACGCCTTTGGATCAAGTT
Coding sequences:
- a CDS encoding NETI motif-containing protein; this translates as MSKVKKTFELGENETIDECLERMKVEGYTPIRRIEKPIFLEEKANGKPIYTPIKRKIIFEGKKDE